The window GCAATGGCCTTCGCAGTAAAACATGGAGTGCGTCCGATGATCGAGAGGTTCCCGCTGTCGGAGGCGACGCGGGCCGTCGAGACGATGCTGAAGGGGACGATCCGCTTCCGCGGCGTCCTGGACGTGGCCTGAGACGGCGCGCCTTCCGGGAACCGCCGCTTCAGATCCGGCCGAGGCTCTCCACGTAGCGCTGGAGAGGCGAGGGATCCCGCCCGGCGTCGGCGAGGGCGACGTGCCCGTCCGGCCGGACGAGGAACAGCGCGTCCCGCGTCAGGCCTGCCTTTCCCATCGCCGGCTCCCACCCGAAGCGATGCAGCGGAAGCCGCAGCGTCCGGCAGGCCTCCGCGGCACCGGGCGCCGGCTTTCCGTAGACGTGCGCCTGCCATTCGAGCCCGTCCAGCACGGCGAAATTGTCCTCGCCCTGCGCCGGCGGGCCGAGCCGGACCCACGGCAGCCGATCGCCGCCATGCAGCGACCCCACCCTCCCGGCGCTGAGCGGGCTTTCCCGGTAATGGATGGCGGTCTGCGACACGGTGCGGAACAGGAAACGGCGCGTGGCCCTAAAGCGGAAGATCGCCGGGAGCACCTCCGGGACGACCCTCACCCGGACCAGCCGGGCGAGCGGCCCGGTGCTGCTCACGAAAGTGAACGCCCGATCGGTGGTCGACACCAGCCGCCGGGCGAAAGCGATGCGCTCCGGCTCGTAGCTGTCGAGGATCCGGGGCCCCGCGCGTCCCCGGATCACATCGGCCAGCTTCCAGGAGAGGTTGACCGCATCGCCGATGCCGGTGTTCATCCCCTGCGCCCCCACCGGGCTGTGGACGTGGGCGGCGTCCCCGAGCAGAAAGACCCTTCCCCGCCGGAAGCTCGTGGCGACGCGATGGTGGACCCGATAGGTCGAGAACCAGTTGACCCGTTCGATCGTGATCTTCATGCGCTGCACGACGGTCTGGCCGATGTCTTCCCAGCGCAGCGCCTCGCGAT is drawn from Candidatus Polarisedimenticolia bacterium and contains these coding sequences:
- a CDS encoding FAD-dependent monooxygenase, which gives rise to MKEEVLICGAGPTGLVLALRLARAGIPIRIIDASAEPGTTSRALVVHARTLEFYRQMGLSDAFLQEGLKFDSLNLWVRGRHVAHVELGAIGKGLTPFPHMIVSPQDRHERFLIEHLARAGVQVERGCELLDFEPRPDHVRVRLKRAGGREETYETPYLAGCDGSHSRVREILGSGFPGGTYSRIFFVVDVEASGPAMNDELHVALDEADLLGIFPLRGGRTGRLIGTVRADQEKDREALRWEDIGQTVVQRMKITIERVNWFSTYRVHHRVATSFRRGRVFLLGDAAHVHSPVGAQGMNTGIGDAVNLSWKLADVIRGRAGPRILDSYEPERIAFARRLVSTTDRAFTFVSSTGPLARLVRVRVVPEVLPAIFRFRATRRFLFRTVSQTAIHYRESPLSAGRVGSLHGGDRLPWVRLGPPAQGEDNFAVLDGLEWQAHVYGKPAPGAAEACRTLRLPLHRFGWEPAMGKAGLTRDALFLVRPDGHVALADAGRDPSPLQRYVESLGRI